The Methylomonas koyamae genome has a segment encoding these proteins:
- a CDS encoding UvrD-helicase domain-containing protein, with protein MAGFDFTPDQKAAIESQANMVITACPGSGKTSVVVEK; from the coding sequence ATGGCCGGTTTTGATTTTACTCCAGATCAAAAAGCAGCAATAGAGTCTCAGGCAAATATGGTAATAACTGCTTGCCCAGGTAGCGGCAAAACATCGGTTGTTGTTGAAAAATAA